A part of Myxococcales bacterium genomic DNA contains:
- a CDS encoding SAM-dependent methyltransferase produces MPDTTMSDRAIGASFRDPSGFVFEHDGRIYRQVNRSYRDDYDHLMSSGLYKELTSKGLLVAHSEVDPPDGVDSNSNYYKTLLPDRVPFISYPYEWCFSQLKDAALLTLRLQKLALKHDMVLKDASAYNIQFGQSGPVMIDTLSFERYEEGRPWVGYRQFCQHFLAPLALMARRDVRLLDLMRVQLDGVPLDLAVSLLPARTWLNWGLFMHLRMHARYQRSYEAAGQQGADAEATDRKNAGAHGPGVSRKALGNLIEDLRAVVRKLDWTPKGTEWAEYYSGDSYSEDSLAHKQSLIAQYVERLNPACVWDLGANTGVYSRIAATAGARVIAFDVDPACVERNYRMVRKNKEENLLPLRLDLVNPSPSIGWAHDERSSLAERANADMVLALALVHHIAISNNVPLSKIAFYFARLAPHLVIEFVPKSDAKVKTLLATRVDVFPGYTREGFEAAFSEWFETLESSPIRGSDRILYLLKRKKGSPSADTGRSTS; encoded by the coding sequence ATGCCCGACACAACGATGTCTGATCGGGCGATTGGCGCGTCCTTTCGCGATCCGAGTGGATTCGTCTTCGAGCACGACGGACGCATCTACCGGCAGGTCAACCGTTCCTACCGGGACGACTATGACCATTTGATGTCATCCGGCCTCTACAAAGAATTGACTTCGAAGGGGTTGTTGGTCGCGCACAGCGAAGTCGATCCCCCAGACGGTGTCGATTCCAATTCCAATTACTACAAGACGCTATTGCCCGATCGCGTCCCGTTCATTTCTTATCCCTACGAGTGGTGCTTCAGCCAACTCAAGGACGCAGCCCTGCTCACCCTGCGCCTGCAGAAGCTCGCGCTCAAGCACGACATGGTTTTGAAAGACGCCTCCGCGTACAACATTCAGTTTGGGCAGAGCGGCCCAGTGATGATCGACACGCTTTCTTTCGAGCGCTACGAAGAAGGTCGTCCTTGGGTGGGCTATCGACAATTTTGTCAGCACTTTCTCGCGCCCCTTGCATTGATGGCCAGGCGCGATGTGCGGCTGCTCGACTTGATGCGTGTTCAATTGGACGGGGTGCCGCTGGATCTCGCCGTTTCGCTGCTCCCCGCTCGAACCTGGCTGAACTGGGGACTGTTCATGCATCTCCGCATGCACGCCCGCTACCAACGCAGCTACGAAGCTGCGGGTCAGCAGGGTGCAGACGCCGAAGCAACCGATCGGAAAAATGCAGGAGCCCACGGCCCAGGGGTTTCGCGCAAGGCCCTGGGCAATCTGATCGAGGATCTTCGAGCGGTGGTGCGCAAGTTGGATTGGACGCCCAAGGGAACCGAATGGGCGGAGTACTACTCGGGGGATAGCTACAGCGAGGACTCGCTTGCCCACAAGCAATCCCTCATCGCGCAATACGTAGAGCGCTTGAACCCCGCTTGTGTCTGGGATCTTGGCGCCAATACGGGTGTCTACAGCAGAATTGCGGCAACGGCCGGCGCCCGAGTCATTGCTTTCGACGTCGACCCCGCGTGTGTCGAACGAAACTACCGGATGGTGCGAAAGAACAAGGAAGAGAATCTCCTGCCTTTACGCCTCGATCTCGTGAACCCTTCACCTTCGATCGGCTGGGCACACGATGAACGGTCGAGCCTGGCAGAGCGGGCCAATGCTGACATGGTTCTGGCTTTGGCGTTGGTGCACCACATCGCCATCTCGAACAACGTTCCCCTGTCAAAGATTGCGTTCTACTTTGCTCGACTCGCCCCCCATCTCGTGATCGAGTTCGTCCCCAAGAGCGATGCCAAGGTGAAGACATTGCTTGCAACTCGTGTCGACGTCTTCCCCGGTTACACCCGCGAAGGTTTCGAAGCGGCGTTTTCCGAATGGTTCGAAACACTGGAGAGTTCTCCAATCCGCGGCTCTGATCGAATTCTCTATCTGCTGAAACGAAAAAAAGGAAGCCCCAGCGCTGATACGGGTCGGAGTACGTCGTGA
- a CDS encoding TraB/GumN family protein: MSSSKARRPDPMNSPRSLALAVLPVLGLLLGAAPATFATSKPGVERAHPIFWQVDAQAKDGESRAGRLYLLGSIHVGPVGGWQLPQFILKRFDSAAALIVEVDMRAGSPEEQDNAVLQHGLLPGGESIQNHISPDLYRALGKHLAKSNRSLANINPWQPWMVATMLLTYELEQLGYPTEAGLDLDMIARVKDNQRIIGLESMVEQLSFLSSLSPSNQELMLKDVLLQADNIEKYFIELKEAWRLGDEAKLEEVLFQELKTNPELAPFYESVIYGRNQTMCDRLQKHLEGGETLFGVVGAYHLVGARGIPMCLAKRGYRVRRLREHPLAGR; encoded by the coding sequence ATGTCTTCGAGCAAAGCCAGGCGCCCTGATCCGATGAACTCGCCTCGCTCGCTTGCCCTTGCCGTATTGCCAGTGCTGGGACTCTTGCTGGGCGCGGCGCCGGCAACCTTTGCCACTTCAAAGCCCGGGGTCGAACGCGCGCATCCCATTTTCTGGCAGGTTGATGCCCAGGCGAAAGACGGCGAATCGAGGGCGGGACGGTTGTATTTGCTCGGATCGATTCACGTGGGTCCAGTTGGAGGATGGCAGCTACCCCAGTTCATTCTCAAGCGGTTCGATTCTGCAGCGGCGTTGATCGTTGAAGTGGACATGCGAGCGGGTTCGCCCGAAGAGCAGGACAATGCGGTGCTCCAACACGGCCTGCTTCCCGGTGGCGAATCGATCCAGAACCACATTTCGCCTGACCTCTATAGAGCACTCGGAAAACATCTCGCAAAGTCGAATCGATCACTGGCGAACATCAACCCTTGGCAGCCCTGGATGGTCGCCACCATGCTGCTCACCTACGAACTCGAGCAACTCGGTTATCCAACGGAAGCCGGGCTCGATCTGGACATGATCGCGCGGGTCAAAGACAACCAACGCATCATCGGTCTCGAATCCATGGTCGAGCAATTGAGTTTTCTCAGCAGCCTGTCGCCCTCGAACCAGGAACTGATGCTCAAAGACGTACTGCTCCAGGCAGACAACATCGAAAAATATTTCATTGAACTGAAAGAGGCGTGGCGCTTGGGGGATGAGGCAAAGCTCGAAGAGGTGCTGTTTCAAGAACTCAAAACCAACCCCGAACTCGCGCCATTCTACGAAAGCGTAATCTACGGACGCAATCAGACGATGTGCGATCGCCTGCAGAAGCATCTCGAGGGGGGTGAGACTTTATTTGGCGTCGTCGGCGCCTACCATCTGGTTGGAGCCCGCGGAATTCCGATGTGCCTGGCCAAGCGCGGCTATCGAGTCAGGCGACTGCGAGAGCATCCTCTCGCCGGGCGTTAA
- a CDS encoding DUF4404 family protein, with protein MTGESKQSLHDAIHDLHEALGTTENLEESERAELASAIEEIRNALGDSGAEAQPDGLRGRLRAAIARFEDRHPELTKMIGRVADSLSEMGI; from the coding sequence GTGACCGGAGAATCCAAGCAGAGTCTTCACGACGCGATTCACGATCTGCACGAGGCACTTGGGACGACCGAGAATCTCGAAGAGAGCGAAAGGGCGGAACTGGCATCTGCGATCGAAGAGATTCGCAACGCCCTGGGCGATTCCGGCGCGGAGGCTCAGCCCGACGGCCTACGCGGGCGCCTGCGCGCAGCCATTGCGCGATTTGAAGATCGCCACCCCGAACTCACGAAGATGATTGGCCGGGTGGCCGACTCTCTCAGCGAGATGGGGATCTAG
- a CDS encoding DUF898 domain-containing protein, with amino-acid sequence MSNLASDLLEDPRAQLPTIYRLKFHGNGGSFFLIFLKNIFLTMITFGIYLAWAKTERRQYVWNNTSFHDQPFLYTGTGMELFKGYMVVSAAYMAFVGIPALLETISPTASEVAVLVMAVGLLFAAPHLIYRSRAFLYNRTIWRSIRFGLIPDSSDYAKTFIKGVIFSFLTLGLYSPVMSNQLYKIMTDNTRFGSLEFHYDGSDRVVFWMGVKAVFFSLLTGGLYYFWYKAKLTRYRMEHTRAGESAMLASEISGGDLFLLYILSTFGVMLTLGLAFPWITMYALRLIAERTRAEGMIDFDAIEQRSRDAGATADGFADMLDLDLGI; translated from the coding sequence ATGTCAAATCTCGCAAGTGACCTGCTGGAAGATCCTCGAGCACAATTACCCACCATTTATCGTTTGAAATTTCATGGCAACGGAGGAAGTTTCTTCCTCATCTTCCTGAAAAACATTTTCTTGACGATGATCACGTTTGGCATCTACCTGGCCTGGGCAAAGACCGAGCGGCGCCAGTACGTGTGGAACAACACCAGCTTCCACGACCAGCCCTTTCTCTACACCGGGACGGGCATGGAGCTCTTCAAGGGCTACATGGTCGTGAGCGCGGCGTATATGGCCTTCGTCGGAATCCCCGCCCTACTCGAAACGATCTCCCCCACGGCATCGGAAGTCGCGGTGCTGGTGATGGCCGTTGGGCTCCTGTTCGCGGCCCCACACCTGATCTACCGCTCTCGTGCTTTTCTATACAATCGCACCATATGGCGAAGCATCCGCTTTGGCCTCATTCCCGATTCGAGCGATTACGCGAAGACGTTCATCAAAGGCGTCATTTTCAGTTTCCTTACCCTCGGTCTCTACTCGCCTGTCATGAGCAATCAGCTCTACAAGATCATGACCGACAACACGCGCTTCGGAAGCCTCGAATTTCACTACGACGGCAGTGATCGCGTAGTGTTCTGGATGGGCGTGAAGGCCGTATTCTTCTCGCTGCTGACCGGCGGGCTCTACTACTTCTGGTACAAGGCCAAGCTCACGCGCTATCGGATGGAGCATACCCGGGCCGGCGAATCTGCGATGCTGGCGAGTGAGATCTCCGGTGGAGACCTGTTCCTTCTATACATTCTCAGCACCTTTGGAGTCATGCTCACCCTCGGCCTGGCCTTTCCGTGGATCACCATGTATGCGCTTCGCCTGATCGCGGAGCGGACTCGCGCCGAGGGCATGATCGACTTTGACGCGATCGAACAGCGCAGCCGAGACGCCGGCGCCACGGCCGACGGGTTTGCCGACATGCTCGATCTCGATCTGGGGATCTAA
- a CDS encoding sulfatase-like hydrolase/transferase, producing the protein MKKTATALVPAMTLGLTVLFFGPLLVFIKNAAELRISLGTAAMYYGLVAGLLILALAVVQIMVPRRMAKPLQVAMVAISAAIFIQNSLIPFDIGVLDGRDKVFSFFAIDQLDLLIWVAAVPVIYLLATRSRVSLQLLCGYIVVCQLLFLAADAIPHYFNAKDRLPSFQVMEDNKYSFSKEKNVLFVMVDTYQSNIFSETLQDTKTREHMTGFTFYRNATSSFPSTTPSIPVMLTGVVYRHEAPIETLARTSLESDTSIPKVLKAQGWNVELYANMKFLYQNAAGEIADNLVLDTNNFDHNVKGLASVFDAYLLRAVPYILKSVVFDEGNLLVSQFFFDDSATEEDGDGKGKRPFSYHDFDYFDQFSERASVELDRPSFKFLRLIGLHPPLLLDDNLEPHRRIFSFENVVDFAKTYNRSLVRVFDKLRSMGIFDQTMIVVLADHGAYVDVKLGDLPFPDGARPTGYGAGLPLIMIKPFGASGALKISDEPIAMRYLPEIVANVNAGGTVEQVLDRHAGEPRYFYDYLSRTLSALAEIEVRGHSWLASSWRPTGTIITEKGEEIRVDPVELGDTVELVDKPYYLGGGWSSIMIPENRRGIVWSGRRNVYLSIPVVQSDEPLALVMEIEPADFVAEKSRQRVNVYLRDQLLKEFIVDKKGSYRVEIPASHNELLELRLQLQDAYRPYDFVKKHKDYNVRAIGLESFAVVRR; encoded by the coding sequence GTGAAGAAAACAGCCACTGCACTCGTGCCGGCGATGACCCTCGGGTTGACCGTCTTGTTCTTCGGACCACTCTTGGTTTTCATCAAAAACGCTGCCGAACTCCGGATCAGTCTCGGGACCGCTGCGATGTATTACGGCTTGGTGGCGGGGCTGCTGATCCTTGCGCTGGCGGTGGTGCAAATCATGGTGCCGCGCCGAATGGCAAAGCCACTTCAAGTGGCGATGGTGGCCATTTCCGCCGCGATTTTCATTCAGAATAGCCTCATACCCTTCGACATCGGTGTACTCGACGGCCGCGACAAAGTGTTTTCATTCTTTGCCATCGACCAACTCGATCTCTTGATCTGGGTGGCGGCTGTGCCGGTGATCTATCTCCTGGCCACCCGAAGTCGAGTTTCCCTGCAGCTGCTCTGCGGCTACATCGTGGTCTGTCAGCTGTTGTTCCTGGCTGCCGACGCGATTCCTCACTATTTCAACGCAAAGGATCGCCTCCCGAGCTTCCAGGTCATGGAGGACAACAAGTACTCCTTCTCCAAGGAGAAGAACGTTCTTTTCGTGATGGTGGATACCTACCAGTCGAACATTTTCAGTGAGACGCTGCAGGACACCAAAACCCGGGAACATATGACCGGGTTTACTTTTTACCGAAACGCAACATCCTCCTTTCCAAGCACGACGCCGAGCATTCCGGTCATGCTGACCGGCGTAGTTTATCGGCACGAGGCCCCAATCGAGACACTGGCTCGGACCAGTCTGGAATCCGACACTTCGATTCCCAAGGTGTTGAAGGCACAGGGTTGGAACGTAGAACTCTACGCGAATATGAAGTTCCTTTACCAAAACGCCGCGGGCGAGATCGCGGACAATCTCGTTTTGGATACCAATAATTTTGACCACAACGTCAAAGGTCTGGCTTCGGTCTTCGACGCGTACCTGTTGCGCGCGGTTCCCTACATTCTCAAGTCGGTAGTCTTTGACGAGGGCAATCTACTCGTCAGCCAGTTCTTTTTTGACGACTCCGCTACCGAAGAGGACGGCGACGGGAAAGGGAAGCGGCCGTTTAGCTACCACGACTTCGACTACTTCGATCAATTCTCTGAGCGGGCCAGCGTGGAACTCGATCGACCCAGCTTCAAGTTCTTGAGATTGATCGGTCTGCATCCGCCGCTGTTGCTCGACGACAATCTCGAACCACATCGCAGGATTTTCAGCTTCGAGAACGTGGTCGATTTTGCCAAGACCTACAACCGGTCCCTCGTTCGCGTCTTCGACAAGCTGCGCAGCATGGGGATCTTCGACCAGACGATGATCGTCGTGCTCGCCGATCACGGCGCTTACGTGGACGTGAAACTCGGCGACCTGCCGTTCCCCGATGGCGCGAGACCAACGGGGTACGGTGCCGGTTTGCCTCTGATCATGATCAAACCTTTTGGCGCCAGCGGAGCGTTGAAGATATCGGATGAGCCGATCGCGATGCGCTACTTGCCCGAAATCGTGGCTAACGTAAACGCCGGTGGCACTGTGGAACAAGTCCTCGACCGCCACGCCGGGGAGCCGCGCTACTTCTACGATTACTTGAGCAGAACGTTGAGTGCGCTGGCCGAGATCGAAGTGCGGGGGCACTCATGGCTGGCGTCGTCGTGGCGTCCTACCGGAACGATCATCACCGAGAAAGGCGAGGAGATTCGGGTCGATCCTGTGGAACTCGGCGATACCGTGGAACTGGTGGACAAGCCGTACTACCTGGGCGGTGGATGGAGTTCAATCATGATTCCGGAGAACCGCCGAGGCATAGTGTGGAGCGGCCGCAGGAATGTCTATCTCAGTATTCCCGTCGTCCAGAGCGACGAGCCTCTCGCGTTGGTGATGGAGATCGAGCCCGCTGACTTCGTGGCAGAGAAGAGCCGCCAGAGGGTTAATGTCTATTTGCGAGACCAGTTGCTCAAGGAGTTCATCGTCGACAAGAAGGGAAGCTATCGCGTAGAGATCCCGGCGTCGCATAACGAGTTGCTCGAACTGCGTCTGCAATTGCAAGACGCCTACCGCCCCTATGATTTCGTGAAGAAACACAAGGACTACAACGTTCGAGCGATCGGCCTGGAGTCCTTTGCTGTCGTGCGGCGTTAG
- a CDS encoding M20 family metallopeptidase codes for MTKLKDRVCAWIDSRADDLLHVSHQIHAKPELAFKEHAACNLLVETLRKAGLEVTTPAGGLETAFSTTFGSDAGACVALLAEYDALPEIGHACGHNLIATAAVGAGLALASLEAELPGRVRVMGTPAEEGGGGKEIMMRAGAFKGVDCALMIHPAGFNLGAMPCICKTDIEVVYRGRAAHAAAAPERGINALDALVMAYQSIAQLRQHIRPDERIHGIITNGGQAPNIVPEVAAGTFFVRSPHRKGLELLRKRVQACFEAGALATGAELEFKWSEIDYLDLRSNAPLEEAFRANAERLGREFIPADLIPPMMAGSTDMGNVSHEFPAIHPMLAAAPINVSIHNREFADYARGEMGDLAALDGAKSLAMTALDYLHDPILRERTRNVFEQSQAP; via the coding sequence CTGACAAAATTGAAAGATCGGGTTTGTGCGTGGATCGATTCTCGCGCTGATGACCTGCTGCACGTATCCCACCAGATCCACGCAAAGCCGGAACTCGCATTCAAAGAACACGCGGCGTGCAATCTGCTGGTAGAAACCCTCCGCAAAGCCGGGCTCGAGGTGACCACCCCGGCTGGGGGCCTCGAAACGGCCTTCTCCACGACCTTCGGTTCAGACGCCGGCGCTTGTGTTGCGCTGCTAGCGGAATACGACGCTCTACCCGAGATCGGTCACGCTTGCGGACATAACTTGATCGCCACCGCTGCAGTGGGCGCGGGTCTCGCCCTCGCGAGCCTCGAAGCCGAGCTACCCGGTCGAGTACGCGTGATGGGAACACCGGCGGAAGAAGGCGGAGGTGGGAAAGAGATCATGATGCGCGCAGGCGCCTTCAAGGGTGTCGATTGCGCGTTGATGATTCATCCCGCGGGTTTCAACCTCGGCGCCATGCCTTGTATTTGCAAGACCGATATCGAAGTTGTGTACCGAGGCCGGGCGGCCCACGCGGCGGCGGCTCCCGAACGCGGGATCAACGCCCTCGATGCCCTGGTGATGGCGTATCAATCAATCGCACAATTGCGACAGCACATCCGCCCGGACGAACGCATACACGGGATCATCACCAATGGCGGGCAGGCCCCGAACATTGTTCCCGAGGTGGCAGCCGGAACGTTCTTCGTGCGAAGCCCACATCGGAAGGGTCTCGAACTCCTCCGCAAACGTGTTCAAGCCTGCTTCGAAGCCGGAGCGCTGGCTACAGGGGCCGAATTGGAATTCAAGTGGAGCGAAATCGATTACCTCGACTTGCGCAGCAACGCTCCGCTAGAGGAAGCTTTCCGAGCCAACGCCGAACGTCTGGGCCGAGAGTTCATCCCCGCAGATCTGATCCCGCCCATGATGGCCGGCAGCACCGACATGGGAAACGTCAGTCATGAATTCCCGGCGATACACCCGATGCTCGCCGCCGCGCCCATCAACGTCAGTATCCACAACCGCGAGTTTGCCGACTACGCACGGGGCGAGATGGGCGATCTGGCCGCTCTCGACGGTGCGAAATCCCTGGCGATGACTGCGCTGGACTATCTCCACGACCCGATCCTTAGAGAGCGGACGCGGAATGTCTTCGAGCAAAGCCAGGCGCCCTGA
- the amt gene encoding ammonium transporter, whose amino-acid sequence MTSRLLSVGGAAVVALVPAVALADDGVTAGTFVANNVWMMIATGLVFVMHLGFAMLESGLARAKNTINILFKNVFIVCAGLITYYVAGFNLMYPGEFNGFFGFAGFGLGAGFEAGAQTAGYADGGYTYWTDFLFQAMFAATAATIVSGAVAERIKLKSFMVFTLLFVGVVYTVAGSWKWGGGFLDAMGFYDFAGSTLVHSVGGWGALIGALLLGPRLGKYAKSGAINPLPGSSLPSATMGAFLLWLGWFGFNGGSVLSADPELTSLVLVNTCLAAAAGGLGAMIAFTFISSKPDLTMALNGILAGLVGITAGADVMTPNTAVIIGLVAGAIVVFAVIGFDRIKIDDPVGAISVHLVCGIWGTLAVGIFSTNPEHSFLTQLIGVVCYGAFTVICATTIFVAIRATMGLRVDEQDEIEGLDLSEHGMHAYDVQPGANQFDAPAAPLGSDGSAIRAPESVLATES is encoded by the coding sequence ATGACATCAAGACTGCTCAGTGTGGGAGGCGCGGCGGTTGTGGCGCTGGTGCCCGCGGTCGCGCTCGCTGACGACGGAGTCACGGCCGGCACCTTCGTGGCAAACAACGTCTGGATGATGATCGCCACAGGCCTTGTATTCGTCATGCACCTTGGCTTTGCCATGCTCGAATCTGGACTGGCGCGCGCCAAGAACACCATCAATATCTTGTTCAAGAACGTATTCATTGTCTGCGCTGGCTTGATCACGTACTACGTGGCGGGCTTCAACCTGATGTACCCGGGCGAATTCAACGGTTTCTTCGGGTTTGCGGGCTTCGGTCTCGGCGCTGGCTTTGAAGCCGGAGCGCAGACCGCAGGCTACGCCGACGGTGGCTACACCTATTGGACGGACTTCCTCTTCCAGGCGATGTTCGCCGCAACCGCCGCGACCATCGTTTCGGGTGCGGTCGCCGAGCGCATCAAGCTCAAGTCTTTCATGGTCTTCACCCTGCTTTTCGTGGGTGTGGTCTACACGGTCGCGGGATCCTGGAAATGGGGTGGCGGCTTCCTGGATGCCATGGGCTTCTACGACTTTGCCGGTTCGACCCTGGTTCACAGTGTCGGCGGCTGGGGAGCGCTCATCGGCGCCCTGCTGCTCGGGCCACGCCTGGGCAAGTACGCCAAGAGTGGCGCCATCAATCCTCTACCCGGTAGCTCACTCCCGAGTGCGACAATGGGTGCCTTCTTGTTGTGGCTCGGTTGGTTCGGGTTCAACGGTGGCTCAGTGCTTTCCGCAGACCCGGAGCTCACGTCGCTAGTGCTCGTGAACACGTGCCTCGCCGCCGCCGCCGGCGGTCTCGGTGCCATGATTGCCTTCACGTTCATCTCGTCGAAGCCCGACCTTACGATGGCGCTCAATGGCATCCTCGCGGGACTCGTCGGGATCACCGCGGGTGCAGACGTCATGACGCCGAACACCGCCGTGATCATCGGTCTTGTGGCCGGAGCGATCGTGGTATTCGCAGTCATCGGATTCGACCGGATCAAGATCGACGACCCCGTTGGCGCGATCAGTGTTCACCTGGTGTGCGGAATCTGGGGGACCCTCGCGGTAGGGATCTTCTCTACGAACCCCGAGCACTCCTTCTTGACCCAGCTGATCGGCGTTGTCTGTTACGGTGCGTTTACCGTGATCTGCGCGACGACCATCTTCGTTGCCATTCGTGCAACGATGGGCTTGCGAGTCGACGAACAAGATGAGATTGAAGGGCTCGACCTCAGCGAGCACGGTATGCACGCTTATGACGTACAACCGGGCGCCAATCAGTTCGATGCGCCCGCGGCCCCTCTCGGCTCGGACGGCTCAGCCATACGCGCCCCGGAATCCGTATTGGCAACCGAAAGCTAA
- a CDS encoding PAS domain-containing protein has product MDFYVLIPLVACIGASAMTSAIIARDPSARRSRVAAAILACAAVWSLCDLLAHVLASQVAALLLVRVSLLPILALPPLALQLLLEENDDLRRRYSAILVPTWIYVAIVALAGVLSPALISGVSWTHWGWMTQLGPLYALGFVPASVCVLSAFLFFHTRTRLMTRVEPSDGRVLALIATLLLAVIPMTEVLAPLLEIAVPRLGALSVTILGAVLWVLSSALGEYAPPSSSFAREMIDTLSDGVALVNCDGRICAANATLSELALIPPHDLTGELMVDRLGISLDEIPDGGDESEAAMCRGDGTSIPILVTRSDLRDRGGSKLGSVCVVRDFREVVRLRRQLVAAGRLAAVGELAAGVVHEVNNPIAFIQSNLHSLHKNDASIMEILRSELVPAKVPEDLLDGHHLIGQSLQCISRVASIVKEVRGFSHMGPTGRQMNDFNQLIEDVVRIALPQLRTRATLVREFGDLPPIECAGQDIKQVLLDLILSAARSLDGTGTIRLTTIALRDTISLEIEDDGRGLTPDQVERIFDPATGRGDSDSGRDLCVAYQIVRQHGGDIHLSSELGQGTKVSVFLPSTVDSSGDSVSDLDEIDHEASSRGGTS; this is encoded by the coding sequence ATGGATTTCTACGTCTTGATTCCGCTTGTCGCCTGCATCGGCGCAAGTGCGATGACCAGTGCGATCATTGCGCGCGATCCGAGCGCCCGACGCAGTCGGGTTGCGGCGGCAATTCTCGCCTGCGCAGCGGTTTGGAGTCTGTGCGACCTGCTGGCCCATGTGTTGGCCAGCCAGGTGGCCGCGCTGCTGCTCGTTCGTGTTTCGCTGCTGCCCATTCTCGCGTTGCCACCACTCGCCCTGCAACTCCTGCTCGAGGAGAACGATGACCTCAGGCGGCGGTACTCGGCAATTCTCGTTCCCACCTGGATTTACGTTGCCATCGTGGCTCTGGCCGGCGTTCTTTCTCCCGCGCTGATCTCGGGGGTCAGCTGGACCCACTGGGGATGGATGACGCAGCTCGGCCCGCTGTACGCCTTGGGTTTTGTTCCCGCTTCGGTGTGTGTTCTCTCTGCCTTTCTCTTCTTCCACACTCGCACACGCTTGATGACTCGAGTGGAGCCGAGCGATGGTCGCGTACTTGCATTGATCGCGACACTACTGCTCGCAGTCATCCCGATGACTGAAGTTTTGGCACCGCTACTCGAGATCGCGGTGCCGCGCCTCGGTGCGCTCTCGGTCACGATTCTCGGTGCCGTCCTGTGGGTTCTGTCGTCGGCTCTCGGTGAGTACGCTCCCCCGTCGAGTTCGTTTGCGCGCGAAATGATCGACACCCTTTCCGATGGCGTTGCCTTGGTCAATTGCGACGGACGAATTTGCGCGGCCAACGCGACGCTTTCTGAACTCGCATTGATTCCGCCCCACGACCTTACGGGTGAATTGATGGTGGATCGGTTGGGAATCTCGCTCGACGAAATTCCGGATGGAGGAGACGAATCGGAGGCCGCGATGTGCCGGGGCGACGGTACGTCGATTCCCATTCTGGTTACGCGATCGGATTTGAGAGATCGTGGTGGATCGAAGTTGGGATCGGTGTGCGTGGTCCGTGATTTTCGCGAAGTCGTGCGCTTGCGGCGTCAACTCGTGGCCGCGGGTCGTCTCGCTGCGGTGGGTGAACTCGCCGCCGGGGTCGTCCACGAGGTCAATAATCCGATCGCCTTCATCCAGAGCAACCTTCACAGTCTGCACAAGAACGATGCAAGCATCATGGAGATTTTGCGAAGCGAACTGGTACCGGCCAAAGTTCCCGAAGACCTGCTCGATGGCCATCACTTGATTGGGCAGTCGCTTCAGTGCATTTCACGAGTTGCGTCGATTGTGAAAGAAGTGCGCGGCTTCTCGCACATGGGTCCTACCGGTCGACAAATGAATGACTTCAACCAGTTGATCGAGGATGTGGTGCGTATCGCACTACCGCAGTTGCGCACCCGGGCGACCCTGGTGCGCGAGTTTGGCGATCTTCCGCCGATCGAGTGCGCAGGGCAAGATATCAAGCAGGTGTTGCTCGATCTGATCCTGAGTGCTGCGCGCTCGTTGGACGGGACGGGTACGATTCGTCTGACGACGATCGCTTTGCGCGACACGATCTCGTTGGAGATTGAAGACGATGGCCGGGGCCTCACGCCGGATCAGGTAGAGCGAATATTTGATCCGGCAACCGGTCGTGGCGATTCCGATTCCGGACGCGATCTCTGCGTTGCATATCAAATCGTGCGTCAGCACGGTGGTGACATTCATCTCAGCTCGGAGTTGGGGCAGGGCACCAAGGTTTCGGTTTTTTTGCCGAGCACCGTTGACTCGTCTGGCGATTCTGTCTCGGACCTGGACGAGATCGATCATGAGGCTTCGTCTCGGGGAGGGACTTCGTGA